The DNA segment gattcCCTTATGCGTGGCACGTATCCTGCGTCCTGGAAACACGCGCGAATGGTTCCTATCCATAAAAAAGGCAGTCGACTTCATGCTAGTAATTATCGTGGCATTGTATCCCTATGCGcttgtgcaaaggtgtttgaGCTCATTCTATACAATCCGCTACTCACAGCAGTTCAAAACTATACAAGCCCTAGTCAGCATGGATTTCTCCCAAGGAGATATTCCACCACAAATCTTGCTGAATTTGTTGGCTACTGCTTCGACAACATGgatcgtggtactcaagttgaTGCAGTATATATCGACTTCAGGGCTGCGTTCGATAGTATTTCTCATGATATTCTACTTTCGAAGCTAAAAAAACTCGGTTTCCTCGACTGGCACATCACCTGGCTGCGTTCATATTTAACTGGTCGTTCGTACTACATAAGCACAGGATCTCATGGTTCTCACTCAttcaccagctcctccggtGTGCCTCAAGGGAGTAATTTGGGACTGCTACTCTTCCTCATCTATATAAATGATCTATCTTTCGTTTTACCGCCAGGCCAACACCTAATGTACGCCgacgatgtaaaaatattcgctCCAGTTAGAAACGACAGTGACTGTGTACGCCTTCAAACGATCCTTGAGAATCtggatagctggtgcagcagaaacgccCTCCAAGTGTGTGCTGATAAATGCCAGTGTATATCACTCAGCAGAGCCCGTCACCCCATTACGTTTACATACACTATGCTCAACACGGCTTTGGCTCGCATGACATGTATCCGTGATCTGGGGGTGCTACTCGATCAGAAGATGTCATTTCGCCCTCACATTGATAGCGTTGTTGCGAAGGGAAATCAGCTACTTGGTTTAATTACGCGGACCTGTAGCGAGTTTACCGATCCCATGTGCGTCAAGTCGATCTTCTGTGCCATCGTGAGGACGTGCCTGGAGTACTGCTGTCCGATCTGGTGCCCGCTCGGCGTTGGTGACATCAATCGCCTCGAAGCCATTCAACGGAGACTCACCAGGTACGCGGTTCGACTCCTTCCATGGCAATCCCACCACGCTCGGCCCACCTACCATCAGCGGTGTCTGCTTCTCGGACTTGAACCACTCTGCTCTCGACGTAAAAACGCCCAATGCCTTTTCATATTTCGGCTCCTTAACGGAGAGATCGATTCCCCGGCATTACTAGCGagcatcaatttgttcgctccctgtcggattcttagatccaatttccatctccgtgtaccgcgtacccgcaacaaccatagccagggacaccccattatacgtatgtccctcgagttcaatgaagtgttagatttgttcgatttgaGTATGTCTACTTCTacgttcaaggagaaattgcgtcTACGTCACATTTAATGTTAGTTTATAACTAGAGGTCTATTTATATGTTATAAATGATCATTGTTAAACATAtcttaattaaattataagGTTGCCGATTAGACACAATGGTCCGTCGGTTgtttatgaaataaataaataaataaacaccaaCAGTAGTCTGATTATCTTTGGTTTAGAGTAAATCATTCAATAAACCAATGCATCACATACTTAGTAaacgaaataaacaacaacaaaaacaaaataaaccccTTTCCGGAGTAACATATGTGGATTTATCAAACGCATGTAGCGACCTCGGCCGCTACGATAAGGAAATATCGATCAGTTAAGCTTCGTTTAGATGTAGATATCGGTAAGATACGTGTAGATGCGTCTTAAGGCGGCCTCAAAAAAATCGACGGCTACTGTGCGGGGTTCGTGGATCGGAGGTTCGGCGGAGCGATGGCGGTTGAAAAGACGCGAACATTTTTCGTGGACTCATTCTCATTCTTGTGCTAGATTTAAGTAAAGATAGGGTAGATTAGGGTAACAATGGAGCAGATGAAGAATAGGGAATAGCTAGGCATTCTATCATAGTAATTTTAGCATTACGATAACATGTAAATGGATATATTTTAACGCTCATATAGTAAGGTAAGTTTATATAACCGGAAAGCATTGAATATCGCGAATTATTTAACCTTATTATATAGTTTTGAAATATATCCATGTGGGAATTTGTATAATTAGAAGTAaggataattgaaaaaaaaaaaagttaactGTAACACTTTAGGAACCTACACATAAATATATCGCCTACACTGTCCACGGAATGCACATTACACAGGACGCACTAGATAAAACGAAAGGCACCGAAGCATACAATCTCGAGTTGATtgagaaaacgaaaaacattaGGAGTAAATGTTATTCATAGGTTGATCTGGCGCGGTTGAGCGGATGGTCTTGTTACGATAATAACGAGGTTGATCAAATGCTCCCCCAGAGATTGTACCACACAAAGGTTACGGCgggcacacaggcacacaagcACAAGACGGGCAATTATTAGAACAGCacctaaaaaaaaataagacgAAACAATAAGAGCAGCGAACTCAGTTGTTCGATCTGTATACTTAGGTTGCGAGAGATGATAATAAGCCACGAGGATGATACGATTGCGAAAATGTATCAACACGTTAGTCGAGAGCTGAGCACGAGGATGAAAGCCGGAACGGAAATGAAAGAGCAATTGCACACCAACAAGATAGCAACAtacttgaaaaaaaatcaaccgaTTAAAATTTGCTTGCTTTcgttacaaaaataaaaaaaaaagcgtaatGACATGTAGCGACCTCGGCCGCTACGATAAGGAAATATAGATCAGTTAAGCTTCGTTTAGATGTAGATATCGGTAAGATACGTGTAGATGCGTCTTAAGGCGGCCTCATCAAAATCGACGGCTACTGTGCGGGGTTTGTGGATCGGAGGATCGGCGGAGCGATGGCGGTTGAAAAGACGCGAACATTTTTCGTGGACTCATTCTCATTCTGGTGGTGGATTTAAGTGGATGTTAAATAAAGTGTTGCAGTaggaatatttaatttatttaattaatagaAGTAGTGCTGTGCGTTTCCGAAAAAGTAGTTTAGTCGTTTCACGCATATAACAACGTAGATGcacaaaaaatgataaaaactCTAAAAGAAAACCAGCTATCATTGGAAGTAATTAGGAATGCTGCGATCCATCTAAATAACCGAACAATAGAAATGATTTCTGAAAACAGAACTATCAGAAAATTGACCTCAGACGAATTACCACAAGGGGACGTATTATCACCGACCTTGTTTAACATATATTCTAgtaaaattcacaaaaaaataaataataatcaattatTACAATATGCAGATGATTTCATCATTATACTAAATGCCAAAACAGCCCaagaacttaaaaaaaaagatctccAAACATAtttatagaagaaaaaaataatattaactACCGATGAACATCGAAAAAAACCAAGTTCATGGTTTTTGGAAAAAGTGAGCACCCAATAAcactaaaaataaacaatacaaatatcaaaaaacCACATTTAAATACCTCGGAGAATGGATAGACGGAAATTTGAAGTTTAAAAACCAAATTGAAGAACTAAAAAACAAGGCCAGAAAAAGACTGAACATAATCCGACGACAAACTAAGCCCGAAAAAACAATAGTAGTCCACAGAGCCATAATTAGGGGATTTTGGAACAAGGGGAACAATAACAGGCTGCACAACGACCACACCCACAAACTCAATCATGACATTAGCAGCAGAAATACCTATAACAATCAGATCCAAATACATAGCAACAAAAGAAACACTAAAAACAATACCCTACtagcaaagagaatgaaaaagtgtgcaacTTTCaagcgaggggcatgtagaagcatggggagacggtaggaaatacgcggaattacgcggaggcgcgagcgtgttttggtttctacacagtttttgcactcacacaactacacatgtgtgaatgtgtgcgttcactttcagcctgcgcgctcagtttggttttctcgcagcggcatgcgggtatcggtgtctcgctcgcactagtgcagcgagtgttcctctgagcgctccctttcttgctaccccacgaaatcgtcagttcagctcaagcgttcgccgtgaaaggccgcgcgcgtgttagcctaagtcccgggcgatcgaagtctcgctaagtgttgaagtgttgtgcacattgaaatgaagctgcgcttttctttcaccatttaacttaaatgtgtgatttgcgctgctttatttcaatgtaatTTTGCTGTAttaaacatcaacaacgggatccaCGCAGTTAGACGTCTTTGtgaaatacagtgaaccctctcttatttgacacctctccaatttgaaaaacctcgcttatttgaacattttgcgcagtcccttgatttccagtacatttttgttcctctaatttggaaaacctctggaatctgtgtccctcttatttgtgtatggtgttgccatggttattgaatgatgtatgctcaaattggcaatcctgttcgcagtttcctatagcaacagttaaggctgcatactaaatgttctgtctctttcttgtttggatggacctttcattcactttccacctctgtaatttaaaaacccctcttattcgacagtcccatcgcctctcaaataagagagggttcactgtacgacgattttttttatataatgaatgtgtgtggtttgaagcaagattgtgtgaagctatgtatcttatttaaatgtgcttttattttcaataaaagtgataaaatataaaccgagtttgatgtgtttaagtttttgttttgattcgggtgcaccaagtccgtGTGAAGCAAAGCGtacagcgcgctacgaaagaaacgagcgggagggggtgtcagtccagcgcagcgcaattcgctggaatcaagtgggagggggtactagttcagcgcagcgcaagccgaaagaaacgggaaggaaggggtatgatgaaacagcgcgagcgagcgttctctacagcgagagcgcctcgtgtattttaaaggcaaacaagagagcgcattctctccgtggtagcgctccatccgccattttttattctcagcccaaaacaacggactttggatccgacttcgggccggacccccaccgcgtgtttctacctacccctcgcctgaatatttcgttctctttgtctgtcgggtagCTTACTCTCAAATTCACCGAGAACAGACAACATACAACAGAAGTACAAtaccaaaaaggaaaataaacctATTGTGAAAAAAGATGTACCGTACAAAAAGACATTATCGATGAAATGGCCGAAATACGGGTGAATGATTTGGAAAAAAAGATATATATCCAAGGTGAAACAGAAACAGACATTAACAAAACTACCATTCATGGCAATATAATCCTAAACAAAACTTTGAAAAGGAAAtcagaaatataaaaaaatatcttcttcttcttcttctttttggctcaacaaacgttgttggtcaaggcctgcctgtaccgcttgtggggttggctttcaatgacttttggattaccccccatagcaggatagtcagtcctacgtatggcgccacggtctatttggggcttgaacccatggcgggcatgttgttaagtcgtacgagttgacgactgtaccatgagaccggcaAATATAAACCCGTTTATTTTCACTCATGGCAGCAAAATTGAGGAAAAATGTGGCATTGGTATTTACATAAAACCACATAACAAACGAAATCAATACATCGCTACaaaattcaaactaaaaactaCGGTACCAATTGCGTCAGTTGAAATCACAGCTATTGAAAAAGCTTTAGAGATAGcgataacaaacaaaataaaaaacccaGTGctatatacaggcggtccccgagatacacggttaatggggaccgaaaacaggcgcaaaataccgcgtatctcgaatttccgcgtaagtcgaatatcgtaattttcagccaaaatatcactaatcttcgtgtaattttgcaggtagggggtggttttagacaccaaataaattatttgatatgtttccactgaattgaacatttttaaaccttttgaaatggtattttacattcgatcaatacggaaattatttggtcAATGGATTTGTCacatcagtacaatttgctcaaagaactgtcaaatttgaaaaaccgcgtatctccaaatccgcgtataagaggtaccgtgtatctcgggaacCGCCTGTACAGACAGCCAAACAGCATGTAATATCATATAAAATTGCCAAGAAAAGCAGTACATTGATGAAACAATTTACAGCATTTTGGAAAAAAGCGGTAAAAGTCAAAATAccataacaaacaaattaagCATAAGTGATGCAAACAACACGATACAAGAAAAAATGGTAAGACAAGCAAAAGAATGGTACCAAACAGAATGCACGCAGAAAGGGAAAAACTTGAGGAATTTCACTAGACACTAGACCCTGGTACTGAGAGATCCCACTAACACCAGAGgagataaaaacaacaaataaaatccTAACAGGGCATCCACACGTCCAAATACTGCCTatcttttatgaaaaaagaggaagagggaAATTGTTTGATATGCCAGACACCAGAAACGGACCGCCACATAATATTCCACTGCCTGAAATATAATAACATAAGATCAGCATACCCTTAAGTAACATGGGATACTTTCAAAACGAATTGGAAAGAAAGGAGTGGTAGAacgataaaacaaattacaatttatgaaAGAGGCAAAACTCAAATATATCCTTTCtcgtcaaagaagaagaagaaaaaacagggTCAAGTGCGGTCAAGACGGATCAGCTGTTTGAGAATAGGCGCCATCGAAAAAGTTAGCGACAGTAGCAAAAGATAAAGCAGAAAGGACagtccaatttttttttggtttgtaaatttcaatatttattgCACTTCAACAACAGTTAACACAGATTTTAGCGGCCGACTTCAGTCACCCCACGTAGTATTGCCGATCGAGGTTGAATTGGCCACGCCAGGCGATCGTGCCAGCATGCTCAAcgacccagcagcagcaggtgagTGCGAGAAGCTCATCGGTGCCGGTGACAGCATGGGGGCCAGGTGTGGCATTGGCTCTACGTTTTCTTCCCCCTCCATCAAGCTGGTATCGGATGGCAGCGGTTTGATCGGTTCCACCATCCGTTGCTGGTGCAGGCGTGTTCTTTGCTTTTTCAACACCACCGATGACCTGTTGGGGACTTTATTTTTCGCGAGGCTAAGCTTCGCCGTCTCGGTTCGATTTACGCCCGCATCCGGACTGTTTAGCTCCCGTAGCAACAAGGGTTTCGCGTGCATCTTGCTATTGGTCGGTGTGGCCAGCTTGCGCTTCAGCCAGAACCCTGATTTGATGGCCGATGCCGTTACCAACGGTGTCGGCGATGCTTTTAGCGCCGAACCACCGCCGGTCACTAGCCGCGACCGATTGCTGCTCACGTTGGAGGAGCATTTGACCATCAAAATCGGCGACCCGGTTCGAGGTGCGCCCGACCGTCGACACACCCAGCACGCCATTCGCCTTCTTCCGTGCGCTCGATTGTTGATGCTTACTCTCCTCCCGCTGCATCCACTGCTCTTCGATCAGCTCCTCCTCCGGCGTACCGTACACGGTGAACTTACGCCCATGCTTTTCCTCCTCCATCAGCTTGCCGCGCCGGTTGTTGTAGCGCGTCGGGTCGTTCGATTTGTACTCGAGCGCCAACATCCGGTCCCATATCTCCTGCCGCTGCAGCACCATCTGGAAGATCTGGTCATTCTCGCCGTAAAATTGCTTCAAACTGTCCAGCTCGCGCTCGTGCAGCTTCAGCATATCCTCGTTGACGTCCTGCAAGAGGAACGTGGTGAACCAGGCACGCTCGTCCTCCGACTTCATGCACCGTTCCCACCATTCGACGATGTCGTGCCGGGTACGCTCCACGAACGATTTCATGTTTAGCCTGGTTAGGAGGTTAGCCTGCCACAGCCGCTCCAGCTTGCGGCGCGTATCGTCAATGTCAATGTCAATTTTACTTCAAGCATTCGTATCTCCTCGTGCAGCATGCGCAGCCCGTGCATGTTTTTGCACGACGGTGGGAGCTTGCGAGCGTTCAGCAGCCGCTGTTGCTCCTTCGTGATGGGGATCGTTTCAAGGCAGCTCACCAGCTTCTTCGTTTCTCGCCGCTGATAGAAAATGTCCTCCTGGCGCAGCATTTTTTCCGCTATCAGATGGTCCAGGTAGGAGCGGAACTCGACCAGTTTGCGCTCCTTTGGCAGTGGGTCCTTCGACAGTGTCTGTGGTTCTCTGCTAAGCTCTAGATGGGGGTAGGACGGGATGAAAAAAGAGATTAAACACAAATTGAGACAATTGgggcacacacaaaatccCGACCTTCACACAGCGTTTCCATCTCGAGCAGATACTCGTCAATGATTTCGTGTCGCTGGCTTAGCTTTTGCTCCATCTCATCGAGGCTCGCGTCCAGTGCGGAAAGCTGGTCGAACAGCGGACGGGATTCGATCCCTGCCGGCAAACCCAGCTGCTGCTTGGCCAGCAGGCGCAGCAAATCCAGCGCCTCCTGCCTCAGCTCGGCTATTTAGGCCACGAAACGCTCCCGGCGCTGGTTGCTCTCCTGGTACAGTTCCTCGAAAAATGCCGTCATGTGGTCCGGCTGCTGCTTGGCATAGGCCATACATAGGTTGGTGTCGAACATTTCGTCTTACAGATCGCGCATACGATTGAAACCAGCGGTACAGATGGTCTGCATTTGGTGGTGTATCTTTTAGAATGGATCGTCATCAATGGCGTTTGAGGATAAATCCATGATGTTTGGCTTTGCTTTGTTCATACACCCCAGGGCAGCGACGGGTACCCAACGTATCAACAGCTGCTCTGTTTAAATGTCGCATCACAatggctgtcaaaacgggccaaaataagcaacataaaattaatgattaaagagctttttaacaccaattctaggaaagtaagagtgttaaattggtttaaacatttttgtacatatttacAAAGACAAAAACATTTTCTGATCCGTATTCGCGCTGCCGAACATAGGaacacagcctgccgaaaataggaaccaactgccgaaaatagaatcaaaatgaatgtttgcatttttacgaatatttgtgaaaaaggggtttgaatcggcaaataaaaaatagcgtTACATACTATGATCATTTATCAACCAGAATAACAtcactttcatgaaaaataataaaataattttatgtgtgagcagtttttgtgaaactacTGGActagcctgccgaaaactggtacagttaccctattaCACCAAAAGACAAACTTATACTAACGCTAAGGTTTTTGGCTTCTTGTGATAGCTTCAAAAGGAATGTCGGTGGATCGCTGAGGTGAGCTGATGGGTCGTACTGGTAGCGCGTTGTCTTCCAactaaaaacgaaaagaacgtAACTAAAATAGTTCTATCTTACGATAATTCTTTGGGCAAGGCATTTGGTATGACGGAATACTCAATACTACCTTTGAGTGGTATGCACGCAGGTGGTACTCCGAAACGTACCTTCAATACGCGACATTCGAGTGCACAAGGTATAATTGAGAACACACTAGGCATACATTCCAGTCGTTTTCGAGAGTCTGAAGGTCCTATCCAGTTAGAATCAGAGGAAGTCGAAGTGATAGTACTTGCCACAGTCTACTTACACAATTTTCCTTGGAAACTACACTCtgctaaaaaaaatatatgccTCCAAAGAGTACAGACCGAGAAATATATGGTCGCATTGTGTTTGGAACTTGGCGATCATATATAGGGGCTGCTGGTTTGACCAGACTTCCTAAGATTCGGGTAAGATCCTCCCAGGAAGCGATATGCGCATGAGATTTACAGATTATGTTTTTCGGTACAACGCAACCGGTAAGTTGCCAGGGGACGATCCATTCTACGCTTTAACCCACGACGTTTATGTTTCAAAGGCGTCTAAGTAGACCTCAACAGTGCTACAGATCCGCAAAACATGTATGTG comes from the Anopheles coluzzii chromosome 2, AcolN3, whole genome shotgun sequence genome and includes:
- the LOC125908395 gene encoding uncharacterized protein LOC125908395 — translated: MKSFVERTRHDIVEWWERCMKSEDERAWFTTFLLQDVNEDMLKLHERELDSLKQFYGENDQIFQMVLQRQEIWDRMLALEYKSNDPTRYNNRRGKLMEEEKHGRKFTVYGTPEEELIEEQWMQREESKHQQSSARKKANGVLGVSTVGRTSNRVADFDGQMLLQRFWLKRKLATPTNSKMHAKPLLLRELNSPDAGVNRTETAKLSLAKNKVPNRSSVVLKKQRTRLHQQRMVEPIKPLPSDTSLMEGEENVEPMPHLAPMLSPAPMSFSHSPAAAGSLSMLARSPGVANSTSIGNTTWGD